A genomic window from Silene latifolia isolate original U9 population chromosome Y, ASM4854445v1, whole genome shotgun sequence includes:
- the LOC141629860 gene encoding uncharacterized protein LOC141629860 — MEKAVLLGHGVLSWRGFTCYPTKTVKLVFLIASSKALFRKAVALRHLNRLSEARVTLQEAQVVEPHNKDIIRELEAVVQALEINHNGKRVIVDTFDNTEVQVGKKCVSSFQARDTGLGMNIDSAPVCSPVVPIDFIDYESTSVPGKTLNDEAECLSSSSTTSKSSHFTFVNKKRPHPTLKISSQDYENLLHGNNLGFYHPRSMSFMRVRTLTSKTIQTGTPHEESSGTAEVPTSSLTPESFVQEETKLVPKLVPEEVVFQVEKKTRLTTTSFSVSRVSLVQFDFTTVREHKEHLHSSRGRRPSQGRAKMGRPTACSKQRSSVAARVSISRSRYTRSIDTITGIKRKEVQSFVFDAHYHRPFKKYRIVSSTSFIASSGFQVSSSFGVSRPPLFVP; from the exons ATGGAGAAGG CTGTCTTGCTTGGTCATGGAGTATTGTCCTGGCGGGGATTTACATGTTATCCAACAAAAACAGTCAAGCTGGTGTTTCTCATAGCCAGCAGCAAG GCCCTTTTCCGTAAAGCTGTGGCTCTTAGACATTTGAATAGGCTTTCGGAGGCAAGGGTTACTTTGCAGGAAGCACAAGTAGTAGAACCTCATAATAAAGACATTATTCGAGAACTTGAAGCAGTTGTGCAGGCTCTTGAAATTAATCACAATGGCAAGCGAGTTATAGTGGATACGTTTGATAACACTGAGGTTCAGGTAGGGAAAAAGTGTGTTTCTTCTTTCCAAGCTCGTGATACCGGATTGGGGATGAATATAGATTCTGCTCCTGTTTGCTCCCCCGTTGTGCCTATAGATTTCATTGATTATGAAAGTACCAGTGTGCCCGGCAAGACCTTGAATGACGAAGCTGAATGCCTTTCGTCCTCCTCAACTACCTCAAAGTCTTCTCATTTTACGTTCGTCAACAAAAAACGACCCCATCCTACTCTAAAAATTTCATCTCAAGATTATGAGAATTTACTACATGGCAACAATTTGGGTTTCTATCACCCAAGGTCCATGTCTTTCATGAGGGTCCGTACCCTCACCTCAAAAACTATCCagacgggaactccccatgaagAAAGTTCTGGGACAGCAGAAGTTcccacttcctctcttacacCGGAGAGTTTTGTTCAGGAGGAGACTAAGTTGGTGCCAAAGTTGGTGCCAGAGGAGGTTGTTTTCCAGGTTGAAAAGAAGACTCGTCTCACTACAACTTCTTTTTCCGTTAGTAGGGTTTCTTTAGTCCAGTTTGACTTCACTACAGTTAGGGAACATAAGGAGCATTTGCATAGTTCGAGAGGACGTCGTCCTTCCCAGGGTAGAGCTAAAATGGGTCGACCTACTGCTTGTTCGAAGCAACGCTCATCCGTTGCTGCTCGTGTTTCTATTTCTCGTTCGAGGTATACTCGTTCTATCGATACGATTACAGGGATAAAGAGAAAGGAGGTTCAGTCTTTTGTGTTTGATGCTCATTACCATCGCCCTTTTAAGAAATATCGTATTGTATCATCAACTTCGTTTATCGCTTCTTCGGGTTTTCAAGTATCTAGTAGTTTTGGGGTTTCTCGTCCCCCTTTATTTGTACCTTAA